In one Echinicola marina genomic region, the following are encoded:
- a CDS encoding ABC transporter ATP-binding protein, which translates to MLKATGIQKYYGDLHVLKGVDISIHSGEIVSIVGASGAGKSTLLHILGTLDNADAGEVIVGDKNLGHLKGDKLAAYRNLEIGFIFQFHNLLPEFTAEENIMIPGLIAKKDERQLRKKAVELAKLLGIEGRLFHKPSELSGGEQQRVAVARALINDPKIIFADEPSGNLDTHSAEALHELFFKLRDSFGQSFVIVTHNKELAQMADRMLTMQDGIIISEEKEVENPS; encoded by the coding sequence ATGCTTAAAGCAACTGGCATACAAAAATATTACGGCGATCTCCATGTTCTTAAGGGTGTGGATATTAGCATCCATTCAGGAGAAATAGTTTCTATAGTGGGGGCCTCTGGTGCAGGTAAAAGTACACTCCTGCATATCTTGGGAACTTTGGATAATGCGGATGCTGGTGAAGTCATAGTGGGAGATAAGAATTTAGGTCATCTCAAAGGTGATAAACTTGCTGCTTATAGGAATTTGGAAATAGGGTTTATTTTTCAATTTCATAACCTGCTTCCGGAGTTTACAGCAGAGGAAAATATTATGATCCCGGGGCTGATTGCCAAGAAGGATGAAAGGCAATTGAGAAAAAAAGCAGTGGAATTGGCCAAATTACTGGGGATTGAAGGGCGGTTATTTCATAAGCCTTCTGAGTTAAGTGGAGGAGAGCAACAACGGGTGGCGGTCGCAAGGGCTTTGATCAATGATCCTAAGATTATCTTTGCAGATGAACCTAGTGGTAATCTGGATACCCATAGTGCTGAAGCCTTACATGAGCTGTTTTTTAAGTTGAGAGATAGTTTTGGGCAGTCTTTTGTCATTGTGACCCATAATAAGGAACTGGCGCAAATGGCTGATAGAATGCTGACCATGCAAGATGGTATCATTATCTCAGAAGAAAAAGAAGTGGAAAACCCCTCCTAA
- a CDS encoding DMT family transporter, which produces MSQKSVQHMLLAGIFFAMMQVMVKYVPHLPAVEVVFFRSLFSLIASYVILKKQNVPLFGNNKKLLILRGASGALGLITFFYTLQNIPLASAVTLQYLSPIFTTIFGIFIVKEKVKPKRFLYFAIAFGGVLVIEGFDPRISIEYTLIGVSSGLFAGLAYNIIRKLKGSEHPLVIVFYFPLVTLPIVGLWSYFNWVMPRGWDWLLLLGIGALTQMAQYYMTLAYQHANLAKITSLNYIGILYALFFGFIFFGETFNLLTYLGMGLVLFGVVLNIRSK; this is translated from the coding sequence TTGAGCCAAAAAAGCGTTCAGCATATGTTGCTGGCTGGGATATTTTTTGCCATGATGCAGGTGATGGTAAAATATGTACCTCATTTACCTGCCGTGGAAGTGGTGTTTTTCCGGTCTTTATTCAGTTTGATAGCCAGTTATGTCATTTTGAAAAAGCAAAATGTCCCTCTATTTGGCAACAATAAAAAGTTATTGATTCTTCGCGGTGCTTCAGGAGCTTTGGGGCTGATCACCTTCTTTTATACCCTACAAAATATTCCTTTGGCCAGTGCGGTCACCCTCCAATATTTGTCGCCGATTTTCACTACTATTTTCGGCATCTTCATTGTCAAGGAAAAGGTTAAGCCTAAAAGGTTCTTATATTTTGCTATAGCCTTTGGTGGCGTCTTGGTTATAGAGGGATTTGATCCAAGAATATCTATTGAATATACCCTAATAGGTGTTTCATCAGGTCTTTTTGCAGGCTTGGCTTATAATATCATCCGAAAACTCAAGGGCTCTGAACATCCATTAGTGATTGTATTTTATTTCCCTTTGGTTACCCTGCCTATTGTTGGGCTATGGAGTTATTTTAACTGGGTGATGCCACGGGGCTGGGATTGGTTACTGCTGCTTGGTATTGGTGCGTTGACCCAAATGGCACAATACTATATGACTTTGGCCTACCAGCACGCCAATTTAGCCAAGATTACCAGTCTAAATTATATAGGAATCCTATATGCATTGTTTTTTGGTTTTATCTTTTTCGGGGAAACCTTTAACTTGCTAACCTATTTGGGAATGGGATTGGTGCTGTTTGGTGTAGTATTAAATATAAGATCAAAATAG
- the pncA gene encoding bifunctional nicotinamidase/pyrazinamidase, with protein sequence MDALLIVDVQNDFLPGGTLAVEEGDQIIPVINKLQEKFDFIVATQDWHPSVHRSFAKNHPGRQIGEIISLNGDEQVLWPVHCVEGSEGAKFHKDLDREKWKKVFQKGTNPMVDSYSGFYDNSRKENTGLSDYLHDHDITDVYIVGLAADYCVKFTVLDAIREGFDVNLVTDATKAVNLAPEDLENALKEMSKAGANLLSSDDIS encoded by the coding sequence ATGGACGCACTGTTAATTGTTGATGTACAGAATGATTTTTTACCCGGTGGAACCCTTGCGGTGGAGGAAGGGGATCAGATTATTCCAGTGATCAATAAGTTGCAGGAGAAATTTGATTTTATTGTGGCTACTCAGGATTGGCATCCTTCCGTGCATAGAAGTTTTGCAAAGAACCATCCTGGTAGACAAATAGGGGAGATCATTAGCCTAAATGGGGATGAGCAGGTATTATGGCCTGTTCACTGCGTAGAAGGTAGCGAGGGGGCTAAGTTTCATAAGGATTTGGATCGAGAAAAATGGAAAAAGGTTTTCCAAAAGGGAACCAACCCCATGGTAGATTCATACAGTGGATTTTATGATAATAGCCGAAAGGAAAATACAGGCCTGAGTGATTATTTACATGATCATGATATTACCGATGTATACATAGTAGGTTTAGCGGCTGATTATTGTGTTAAATTCACGGTGCTGGATGCCATTAGGGAGGGCTTTGATGTGAATTTGGTGACCGATGCTACCAAAGCAGTGAATCTTGCTCCTGAGGATCTGGAAAATGCTTTAAAGGAAATGAGTAAAGCAGGGGCAAATTTGCTCAGTAGCGATGATATTTCCTGA
- a CDS encoding PhzF family phenazine biosynthesis protein — protein MQLPIVTIDAFTDTPFSGNPAAVCLLPGPLAEEGMQLIAAEMNLSETAFLQQTGPASFKLRWFTPEKEVDLCGHATLASAFMLYIEEVVDEKEVISFDTKSGELNVKMVDGEIQMDFPLLVTKEENHPYFSDNFFGQKVIGAASLKGNWILELESFHQLEYVEPEFHLLAMHSDEGIIITAKGNDDFDIYSRYFAPNLGINEDPVTGFAHCALMDYWNKKEGKTALKAYQASKREGEMHLELMGDRVKILGKAVKIFEGFLEV, from the coding sequence ATGCAACTTCCCATTGTCACCATCGATGCTTTTACCGATACTCCTTTTTCAGGAAATCCAGCAGCCGTCTGTTTGCTGCCAGGCCCCTTGGCAGAAGAAGGTATGCAGTTGATTGCTGCGGAAATGAATTTAAGTGAGACGGCTTTTTTACAACAAACAGGCCCTGCATCATTTAAATTAAGGTGGTTTACACCTGAAAAAGAGGTGGACCTGTGTGGGCATGCTACTTTGGCGAGTGCTTTTATGCTCTACATAGAAGAGGTGGTAGATGAGAAGGAAGTGATATCCTTTGATACCAAAAGTGGTGAATTGAATGTCAAAATGGTAGATGGAGAAATTCAAATGGATTTTCCCTTGCTGGTGACCAAAGAAGAGAATCATCCTTATTTTTCAGACAATTTTTTTGGCCAGAAAGTAATTGGTGCAGCGTCATTGAAAGGTAATTGGATTTTGGAATTGGAAAGTTTTCATCAATTGGAGTATGTAGAGCCTGAGTTTCACTTACTGGCGATGCACAGTGATGAAGGGATCATTATTACGGCCAAAGGAAATGATGATTTTGATATTTATTCAAGGTATTTTGCCCCTAATTTAGGAATCAATGAAGATCCTGTTACAGGCTTTGCCCATTGTGCTTTAATGGATTATTGGAACAAAAAAGAAGGAAAAACTGCATTAAAAGCTTATCAGGCCAGCAAAAGGGAAGGAGAAATGCATTTGGAATTAATGGGGGACAGGGTGAAGATATTGGGAAAAGCCGTTAAGATTTTTGAGGGATTTCTGGAAGTTTAG
- the sucC gene encoding ADP-forming succinate--CoA ligase subunit beta, with amino-acid sequence MNIHEYQAKEVLKGYGVKIQEGIVADTPEAALEAAKQLNAETGTSWYVIKAQIHAGGRGKGKIQETDSNGVVLAKKLDEVTEKAKNILGGTLVTHQTGPEGKKVNKVLVAQDVYYPGDSEPKEYYLSILLDRAKGCNVIMASTEGGMDIEEVAEKTPEKIIKEWIDPKVGLQGFQARKVAFALGLSGNALKEMVKFITALYKAYDATDSSQFEINPVLKTSDDKILAVDAKVNLDDNALYRHRDLAELRDLSEEDPLEVEAGKSDLNYVKLDGNVGCMVNGAGLAMATMDMIKLSGGEPANFLDVGGGANATTVEAGFRIILKDPNVKAILINVFGGIVRCDRIASGVVEAYKSIGDIRVPIIVRLQGTNAEEGAKIIDESGLKVSSAITLKEAAEKVQDVLKNA; translated from the coding sequence ATGAATATACACGAATATCAAGCTAAAGAAGTTCTAAAGGGTTATGGTGTTAAAATTCAGGAGGGTATCGTTGCTGATACACCGGAAGCAGCACTAGAAGCAGCCAAGCAACTCAACGCAGAAACAGGCACCTCATGGTATGTGATCAAAGCTCAGATCCATGCGGGTGGACGTGGTAAAGGTAAAATTCAGGAAACCGACTCTAATGGTGTGGTTTTGGCCAAGAAGTTGGACGAGGTAACTGAAAAAGCTAAAAACATCCTAGGAGGAACTTTGGTGACACACCAAACTGGGCCAGAAGGCAAGAAAGTAAATAAAGTTCTCGTTGCACAGGACGTTTACTATCCTGGAGACTCTGAACCAAAAGAATATTACCTATCTATCTTATTGGATAGAGCTAAAGGATGCAATGTCATCATGGCTTCTACCGAAGGAGGTATGGACATTGAAGAAGTAGCCGAAAAAACTCCGGAGAAAATCATCAAGGAATGGATCGATCCGAAAGTTGGCCTTCAAGGATTCCAAGCTAGAAAAGTGGCTTTTGCCCTTGGTCTATCTGGAAATGCATTGAAGGAAATGGTGAAATTTATCACAGCCCTTTATAAGGCTTACGATGCTACCGATTCTTCTCAGTTTGAGATCAACCCAGTGCTAAAAACTTCTGATGATAAAATTTTGGCAGTAGATGCTAAAGTGAATTTGGATGATAATGCACTATACAGACATAGAGACCTTGCTGAACTTAGAGATCTATCTGAAGAGGATCCTTTAGAGGTAGAAGCAGGAAAATCTGACCTTAACTATGTAAAACTTGACGGAAACGTAGGTTGTATGGTTAATGGTGCCGGCTTAGCCATGGCCACTATGGATATGATCAAACTTTCAGGTGGTGAGCCTGCCAACTTCCTAGATGTAGGAGGTGGAGCCAATGCCACTACTGTAGAAGCAGGTTTCAGAATTATCCTTAAAGATCCTAATGTTAAAGCTATCCTTATCAATGTATTTGGTGGCATCGTAAGATGCGACAGAATCGCTAGTGGTGTTGTGGAAGCTTACAAGTCAATCGGTGATATCAGAGTACCTATTATCGTAAGACTTCAGGGTACCAACGCTGAAGAAGGAGCTAAGATCATTGACGAATCTGGATTGAAAGTTTCTTCTGCTATCACCCTAAAAGAAGCAGCAGAAAAAGTTCAGGACGTTCTTAAAAACGCCTAA
- a CDS encoding cation:proton antiporter — MTTTIIITLCSLLLIAYLFDYSFKKTKIPSVILLLLLGWLVRQGTMLFELKLPDLSSILPVLGTTGLILIVLEGALELELNKSKLVLIRKSFFGALGPFLALSFILAYVFSQYGGYTFRDSLINVIPLCVISSSIAISSVRNLSSRNKEFVIYESSLSDIIGVVFFNFMMRNETVGLDSFGIFGFQLIVICIISFVATIGLSFLLSRLEHHVKFVPIILLTILIYAISYLYHLPALIFILIFGLSIGNLNELNNLKFFNVFRTEILDKEVMKFKELTIEATFLIRSLFFLLFGYLLETSEIINTSTLVWAVGIVILIFAIRFIQLKISRLPLKPLLFVAPRGLITILLFLYISPENMIGMVNKSLIVQIIVLTVLIMMYGMITNKPGKSEGEAPQTANDPPSMSDSDVSKEITVSK, encoded by the coding sequence ATGACCACAACAATCATAATTACACTTTGTAGTTTATTGCTGATAGCATACCTGTTTGATTATAGTTTCAAGAAAACTAAAATCCCATCCGTCATACTGCTGTTGCTGTTGGGCTGGTTGGTAAGGCAGGGAACGATGCTCTTCGAGCTAAAACTGCCGGACTTGTCTTCCATCTTGCCGGTGTTGGGAACTACCGGTTTGATCCTTATTGTATTGGAAGGGGCTTTGGAACTGGAGCTGAATAAATCAAAACTGGTTTTGATCAGGAAGTCGTTTTTTGGAGCCTTAGGGCCTTTTCTGGCCTTGTCGTTTATATTGGCATACGTCTTTAGTCAATATGGAGGTTATACTTTTCGGGACAGCCTTATCAACGTTATCCCTTTATGTGTGATCAGCAGTTCGATAGCCATTTCCAGTGTACGAAACCTGTCTTCGAGGAATAAGGAATTCGTGATTTATGAAAGCAGTCTTTCGGATATTATTGGGGTTGTGTTTTTTAACTTCATGATGAGGAATGAAACCGTAGGCTTGGATTCCTTTGGGATATTTGGGTTTCAGTTGATTGTGATATGCATTATCTCGTTTGTGGCCACCATAGGCTTGTCGTTTTTACTGAGCAGGTTGGAGCATCACGTGAAGTTTGTTCCGATTATCCTTTTGACCATATTGATTTATGCCATTTCCTATTTGTACCACTTACCGGCATTGATTTTTATATTGATTTTTGGTTTGTCGATCGGTAACCTCAATGAACTGAATAACCTTAAGTTCTTCAATGTTTTCCGCACCGAAATTTTGGATAAGGAAGTGATGAAATTCAAGGAGCTGACCATTGAGGCCACCTTCCTGATAAGGTCCTTGTTTTTCCTGCTTTTTGGGTACCTTCTGGAGACCTCTGAAATTATCAATACTTCTACTTTGGTCTGGGCCGTTGGGATTGTGATACTGATATTTGCGATTCGTTTTATCCAGTTGAAAATCAGTAGACTTCCTCTGAAGCCCCTGCTCTTTGTGGCACCAAGAGGCTTGATTACTATTTTACTGTTTCTGTATATCAGTCCTGAAAATATGATTGGCATGGTCAATAAATCTCTCATTGTGCAGATCATTGTTTTGACGGTATTGATCATGATGTATGGAATGATCACCAACAAACCTGGAAAAAGTGAAGGAGAGGCCCCGCAGACAGCTAACGACCCTCCATCCATGAGTGACTCGGATGTGTCGAAGGAAATCACTGTCTCCAAATAA
- a CDS encoding VOC family protein, translated as MKKVTGIGGIFFKCHNPDKMKDWYAKNLGLNTDRYGTTFEWRQADQAEQKGFTQWSPMDKDTHYFRPSEKEFMINYRVENLEALVKELKSEGVTICDEIESYEYGKFIHIMDPEGNKIELWEPFDQEYDKILSVRTK; from the coding sequence ATGAAAAAAGTAACTGGAATTGGGGGAATATTTTTTAAATGTCATAACCCAGACAAAATGAAAGATTGGTATGCCAAAAATTTAGGCTTAAATACAGACCGATATGGGACCACCTTCGAATGGCGTCAAGCAGACCAAGCCGAACAAAAGGGTTTTACCCAGTGGAGTCCTATGGATAAAGACACCCATTATTTCAGACCATCGGAAAAAGAATTTATGATCAACTACCGAGTAGAAAACCTTGAAGCATTAGTTAAAGAACTAAAAAGTGAAGGGGTAACCATTTGTGACGAGATTGAAAGCTACGAATATGGAAAGTTCATCCATATCATGGATCCTGAAGGCAATAAAATAGAATTATGGGAGCCATTTGATCAGGAGTATGATAAAATCTTATCAGTCCGCACCAAATGA
- a CDS encoding nicotinate phosphoribosyltransferase: protein MKITRDLYQGSLALLTDFYQLTMAYAYWRSGKAEQEAVFNLFFRKNPFQSGFTIAAGLDYVIDYCRNFKFDDNDLEYLSQMKLENGDPTFEPGFIQYLKDLEFSCDVDAVEEGAVVFPNTPIIRVKGPLLQCQLLETPLLNIINFQTLVATKAARITLEAKGDPVLEFGLRRAQGIDGALAASRASYIGGCSSTSNVMAGKLFGIPVSGTHAHSWIMAFESEVEAFEAYAAAFPDNCIFLVDTYDTIKGVQNAIKVGRALEAKGKKLLGVRIDSGDLAYYSNVAREMLDEAGFTETKVVASNDLDEHILSSLKMQEASIDIWGIGTKLVTAYDQPALGAVYKMAALKDNEGNWVPKVKVSQQSIKINIPGYHNVKRFYKNGKAVSDMIFLEEGPELKDEVTIIDPYDPTKRKNIKMDSLESKTLIVPIFKKGEKVYTRPKIQDIRKATLANLDRFDKAHKRLINPHIYPVGLEENLYHLRTNLVLQAKNYS from the coding sequence ATGAAGATTACCAGGGATTTGTATCAAGGCTCATTGGCCCTTTTGACAGACTTTTATCAATTGACCATGGCCTATGCTTATTGGAGGTCAGGCAAAGCAGAACAAGAGGCAGTATTTAACCTGTTTTTTAGAAAAAATCCCTTTCAAAGTGGTTTTACAATAGCTGCAGGCTTAGATTATGTGATAGATTATTGCAGGAATTTTAAGTTTGATGATAATGATCTGGAATACCTTTCCCAGATGAAGCTTGAAAATGGGGATCCAACCTTTGAACCAGGATTTATCCAATATCTCAAAGACTTGGAATTTTCTTGTGATGTAGATGCTGTGGAAGAAGGCGCAGTGGTTTTTCCTAATACACCTATCATCAGGGTGAAAGGTCCATTATTACAATGTCAGTTGTTGGAAACTCCTCTGTTGAACATCATTAATTTCCAGACCTTAGTAGCGACCAAAGCGGCTAGGATTACTTTGGAGGCTAAGGGTGATCCAGTATTGGAGTTTGGATTGAGAAGGGCACAAGGAATTGACGGAGCACTTGCAGCTAGCAGGGCCAGTTATATTGGTGGCTGTTCTTCTACCAGCAATGTGATGGCAGGAAAGCTCTTTGGTATTCCTGTGTCGGGAACCCATGCGCATAGCTGGATTATGGCTTTCGAAAGTGAAGTAGAGGCTTTTGAGGCTTATGCAGCAGCTTTTCCGGATAATTGTATTTTCTTGGTGGACACTTATGATACTATTAAGGGAGTTCAAAATGCCATTAAGGTAGGGCGAGCCTTGGAGGCTAAAGGAAAGAAACTATTAGGCGTAAGAATAGATTCAGGTGATTTGGCTTACTATAGCAATGTGGCCAGGGAAATGTTGGATGAGGCTGGTTTTACGGAGACCAAGGTAGTTGCTAGCAATGACCTGGATGAGCATATTTTGTCATCTCTAAAAATGCAGGAAGCATCCATAGATATTTGGGGTATAGGTACAAAATTGGTGACCGCTTATGACCAACCAGCACTGGGAGCAGTTTATAAAATGGCTGCATTAAAGGATAATGAAGGAAATTGGGTGCCTAAGGTCAAGGTTTCTCAGCAATCCATAAAAATCAATATTCCAGGTTATCATAATGTCAAGCGGTTTTATAAAAATGGGAAGGCTGTTTCCGATATGATCTTTTTGGAAGAAGGACCTGAATTAAAAGATGAAGTGACCATCATCGATCCTTATGATCCGACCAAAAGAAAAAATATTAAAATGGATTCATTGGAGAGCAAAACACTCATAGTGCCCATTTTCAAAAAAGGAGAGAAGGTTTATACTCGTCCCAAAATCCAAGATATTAGGAAGGCTACTTTGGCCAATCTGGATCGTTTCGATAAAGCGCACAAAAGATTGATCAACCCACATATCTATCCAGTTGGATTGGAGGAGAATTTGTACCATCTTAGAACGAACCTGGTACTTCAGGCCAAAAACTATAGCTAG
- a CDS encoding outer membrane insertion C- signal produces MKKLLLLFAFFTMSYGLFAQEVGIRFGDGYNHVAIDGVFTLGQFSRVHADVNFGSGVGIEALWDFLYRPVADVDGLDWYVGVGPALRIDDPFFFGPAGEIGIEYHFDFPLAIGVDWRPVFWIVEDTDFMADSFGLNIRYVFGKVDRSR; encoded by the coding sequence ATGAAAAAGTTATTACTATTATTTGCCTTCTTTACCATGTCCTACGGACTGTTTGCGCAGGAAGTAGGGATTCGTTTTGGAGATGGTTATAATCATGTAGCCATCGATGGAGTATTTACCTTGGGCCAATTCAGCAGGGTCCATGCTGATGTTAATTTTGGAAGTGGGGTGGGGATAGAAGCTTTATGGGATTTCCTATATAGGCCAGTAGCTGATGTGGATGGTTTGGATTGGTATGTGGGGGTAGGTCCAGCTTTAAGGATAGATGATCCTTTCTTTTTTGGCCCAGCTGGTGAAATAGGAATTGAATATCATTTTGATTTTCCATTGGCCATAGGTGTTGACTGGCGCCCTGTTTTTTGGATTGTGGAAGATACCGATTTTATGGCAGATTCCTTTGGACTTAATATCCGTTATGTTTTTGGAAAAGTAGACAGGTCCAGATAA
- a CDS encoding peroxiredoxin: MSLRLGDIAPNFTAETTEGKIDFHKFLGDGWGILFSHPADYTPVCTTELGTAAKLKDEFDKRNVKMIALSVDGLESHKGWVNDINETQSTTVNYPIIADEDHKVSELYDMIHPNANESQTVRSVFIIGPDKKIKLIITYPASTGRNFNELLRVIDSLQLTANYSVATPANWKHGEDVVIAPAITNEEIPSKFPKGHKEIKPYLRTTPQPNL; encoded by the coding sequence ATGTCATTAAGATTAGGAGATATTGCTCCAAATTTCACTGCAGAAACCACTGAGGGTAAAATTGATTTTCATAAATTCCTCGGAGATGGATGGGGAATATTATTTTCTCACCCGGCTGATTACACTCCAGTTTGTACTACTGAGCTAGGTACTGCGGCTAAACTAAAGGATGAATTTGATAAAAGGAATGTCAAAATGATCGCGCTTAGTGTGGATGGACTTGAGAGCCATAAGGGCTGGGTGAATGATATCAATGAGACCCAAAGCACTACCGTCAACTATCCTATCATCGCAGATGAGGACCATAAGGTCTCTGAACTCTATGATATGATCCATCCAAATGCCAATGAAAGCCAAACCGTACGTTCGGTATTTATAATCGGTCCTGACAAAAAAATAAAGCTTATAATTACCTACCCTGCCAGTACGGGTAGAAACTTTAATGAACTTCTAAGAGTGATTGATTCACTACAGCTTACTGCCAATTATTCGGTGGCCACTCCAGCCAACTGGAAGCATGGTGAAGATGTGGTGATAGCACCAGCGATAACCAATGAAGAGATTCCTTCTAAGTTTCCTAAAGGCCATAAGGAAATCAAACCTTATCTGAGAACAACACCTCAGCCTAATCTTTAG